One Pseudorasbora parva isolate DD20220531a chromosome 4, ASM2467924v1, whole genome shotgun sequence genomic region harbors:
- the LOC137074211 gene encoding serine protease 23-like, with the protein MASALLLVLMLVSAGSGSLLHHQWPVRSVPMVWPQLTQTRPPPVFLKEAQLSVSSSCGPDCHKSAPAPRLTDLQSFLSYQTLYSGGRLTETAVAIYGFNPNSSTPTGQSRTKRQIFGLDGRFSIVGQNFLTRFPFSSAVKLSTGCSGTLVGDRHVLTAAHCVHDGKNYVKGAQRLRVGFLKPKAAKNRTSTRPDRMKFQWIRVKRTHVPKGWIKGSANDIGMDYDYALLELKKAHRRRPMTLGISPAAHSLPGKRVQFSGFDTDRPGQLVYRFCRAQDETYDLLYQRCDAQPGASGSGVYARMWSRKRRRWERRIIGIFSGHQRLELRGSPQDFNVAVRITPLKFAQICYWIKGNYRDCRDG; encoded by the coding sequence ATGGCGTCCGCTCTCCTGCTGGTCCTGATGCTGGTGTCGGCCGGATCCGGATCGCTTCTTCATCATCAGTGGCCGGTCCGGAGCGTGCCGATGGTGTGGCCTCAGCTGACCCAGACCCGTCCGCCGCCGGTGTTCCTAAAGGAGGCTCAGCTGTCTGTGAGCTCGTCCTGTGGGCCAGACTGCCATAAGAGCGCTCCGGCGCCTCGGCTCACGGAtctgcagagcttcctctcCTACCAAACGCTTTACTCCGGCGGCCGGCTTACTGAGACCGCAGTGGCCATCTACGGGTTTAACCCAAACAGCAGCACTCCGACCGGCCAATCCAGAACCAAGCGGCAGATCTTTGGGCTCGACGGCCGCTTCAGTATCGTCGGGCAGAACTTCCTGACCCGCTTCCCCTTCTCCAGTGCGGTCAAGCTCTCCACCGGATGCTCTGGGACTTTAGTGGGAGATCGGCACGTGCTGACCGCGGCGCATTGCGTCCACGACGGGAAGAACTACGTGAAAGGAGCACAGCGGCTGAGAGTGGGCTTCCTGAAGCCAAAAGCAGCCAAGAATCGGACCAGCACTCGACCCGACCGGATGAAGTTCCAGTGGATCCGGGTGAAGCGAACACACGTGCCTAAAGGCTGGATAAAGGGCTCCGCAAACGACATCGGCATGGACTATGACTACGCCCTGCTGGAGCTGAAGAAGGCCCACCGGCGGAGACCCATGACCCTGGGCATCAGCCCCGCGGCCCACAGCCTCCCTGGCAAACGGGTACAGTTCTCCGGGTTCGACACCGACCGGCCGGGTCAGCTGGTGTACCGGTTCTGCCGGGCCCAGGACGAGACCTACGACCTGCTGTACCAGCGCTGCGACGCCCAGCCCGGTGCCAGCGGCTCCGGGGTCTACGCCCGCATGTGGAGCCGAAAACGCCGGCGCTGGGAGCGCAGGATCATCGGCATATTCTCCGGACACCAGAGGCTGGAGCTCCGCGGATCGCCGCAGGACTTTAATGTGGCCGTGCGGATCACACCCCTAAAGTTCGCCCAAATCTGCTACTGGATCAAAGGCAACTACAGGGACTGCAGAGACGGCTGA